The Gemmata palustris genome includes a region encoding these proteins:
- a CDS encoding serpin family protein translates to MRSAHSSPTPDPKDLSAAVDGLRAFATDLYAQLRADSGNLLVSPYSIGTALAMAAAGARGSTFDEMQKVLHLPAAEKLGAAYRGLAATIATPQLGAGRTELIVANALWAQQDHPWKVEYLARVRTDFQAELFGADFRTAARDVPARINRWVEERTRNRIRNLIAPGVFDHNTRAVLTNAIYFKSRWANVFQTHDTKPADFILSTGAQVKCSMMYQRTRFGLLESEALQILRLPYDDFSTSMYILLPREPDGLPDLERQLTAVHLTGRAAINNATDVKVWLPKFTFPVPTELTTTLQRMGVTEAFDSQKANFQGMTDHPEGLFLNRVIHKAFVAVDEIGTVAAAATGCAGGGCAGPRTPPPPPKEFRADHPFLFVIKHEETGAVLFMGRVLDPTR, encoded by the coding sequence ATGCGCAGCGCACACTCATCTCCTACGCCCGACCCGAAAGATCTGAGTGCTGCGGTCGACGGTTTGCGCGCGTTCGCGACCGATCTGTACGCTCAACTCCGAGCCGATAGCGGCAACCTGCTCGTTTCCCCGTACAGTATCGGAACCGCACTGGCGATGGCTGCCGCGGGTGCGCGCGGAAGTACATTCGACGAGATGCAGAAGGTGCTGCACTTGCCGGCCGCTGAGAAGTTGGGAGCGGCGTATCGTGGTCTGGCCGCAACTATCGCGACCCCGCAATTGGGGGCGGGACGCACAGAACTGATCGTCGCAAACGCGCTCTGGGCGCAACAAGATCACCCGTGGAAGGTGGAGTATCTCGCACGAGTTCGCACCGATTTTCAGGCCGAACTGTTCGGCGCCGATTTTCGGACCGCGGCCCGGGACGTTCCCGCGCGCATCAACCGTTGGGTCGAAGAGCGCACGCGGAACCGAATCAGGAACCTGATCGCGCCCGGGGTGTTCGACCACAACACGCGGGCCGTACTCACGAACGCGATCTACTTTAAATCGCGCTGGGCGAACGTGTTCCAGACGCACGATACCAAACCGGCCGATTTCATCCTCTCAACGGGCGCGCAAGTGAAGTGCTCGATGATGTACCAGCGGACCCGTTTCGGGCTACTGGAATCGGAAGCTCTTCAGATATTACGGCTCCCCTACGATGACTTCTCCACGAGCATGTACATCCTGCTACCCCGAGAACCGGACGGGCTGCCGGACCTGGAGCGGCAATTGACCGCGGTACATCTGACCGGCCGTGCCGCAATCAACAACGCGACTGACGTGAAAGTGTGGCTGCCGAAGTTCACGTTCCCCGTGCCGACCGAACTCACCACCACACTCCAAAGAATGGGGGTGACCGAGGCCTTCGATTCACAGAAAGCAAATTTCCAAGGAATGACCGACCACCCCGAAGGGCTATTCCTCAATCGCGTCATTCACAAGGCGTTCGTCGCGGTGGATGAAATCGGTACCGTCGCGGCCGCCGCAACTGGGTGCGCTGGCGGCGGTTGTGCCGGCCCGCGAACGCCTCCTCCACCGCCGAAAGAGTTCCGCGCCGATCACCCGTTCCTGTTCGTCATCAAGCACGAGGAAACCGGGGCCGTGCTGTTCATGGGGCGCGTCCTCGACCCGACGCGCTGA
- a CDS encoding C45 family autoproteolytic acyltransferase/hydolase, which yields MRRLALFLPILLSPLFVASPTISAPPVAVEIPAAHKPDAKAVVRYGDGYRYPQAGWVVLHVEGEPYTRGYQQGRLLSKEIAAYIRMVATERSVKAPADGWKAARQLANALFLRKIDREVLEEMKGIAEGATDAGATYEQRDIDLLDIVVLNTWMELESLDSALNTMPTGLEDKVFPRPGLPKAPAPRPAKKDHCSAFIATGPATADGKIVFGHITMSGLTSAPFVNVWIDVVPKKGHRFVMQAFPGGVWSSQDYYINDAGIVLCETTINQSPFDSTGMTLTSRARKAIQYGESIDAVVKALSEKNNGLYANEWLIGDLKTNEIAMFELGTRATKLWRSSKEEWFEGTKGFYWGNNNAKDLAVRLEALPAEADDRPEKTEWEPDERDKAWLKFYKEYAGKIDAAAAKVAFTNETLAQDSSLDAKFATADMAKKLATHAMYGPPHGKAWKPTDEQKRDYPEIVTLEPHPWTVLTVGGP from the coding sequence ATGCGTCGCCTTGCACTGTTCCTTCCAATCCTCCTCTCCCCTCTTTTTGTCGCCTCTCCCACCATCTCGGCCCCGCCCGTTGCGGTCGAGATCCCCGCCGCACACAAGCCCGACGCGAAGGCCGTCGTTCGCTACGGCGACGGCTACCGCTACCCGCAAGCCGGGTGGGTGGTGCTCCACGTCGAGGGCGAGCCGTACACCCGCGGGTACCAACAGGGCCGCTTGCTCTCGAAAGAGATCGCCGCGTACATTCGGATGGTCGCGACCGAGCGCAGCGTGAAGGCCCCCGCCGACGGGTGGAAGGCCGCCCGCCAACTCGCCAACGCGCTGTTCCTCCGCAAGATCGATCGCGAAGTCCTCGAAGAGATGAAGGGGATCGCGGAGGGCGCGACCGACGCCGGCGCGACCTACGAGCAGCGCGACATTGATCTGCTCGACATCGTCGTGCTGAACACCTGGATGGAACTCGAGTCGCTCGATTCCGCACTCAACACGATGCCCACCGGTCTGGAAGACAAAGTGTTCCCGCGCCCGGGGCTCCCCAAGGCCCCCGCGCCGCGGCCGGCGAAAAAGGACCACTGCTCGGCGTTCATCGCGACCGGTCCCGCAACGGCCGACGGGAAGATCGTGTTCGGCCACATCACGATGTCGGGGCTTACCAGTGCCCCGTTCGTCAACGTGTGGATCGACGTGGTGCCGAAGAAGGGGCACCGGTTCGTGATGCAGGCGTTCCCGGGCGGGGTGTGGTCGAGCCAGGACTACTACATCAACGACGCCGGCATCGTGTTGTGCGAAACGACGATTAATCAGTCGCCGTTCGACTCCACGGGCATGACCCTGACGAGCCGGGCGCGCAAGGCGATTCAGTACGGCGAGAGCATCGACGCGGTCGTGAAGGCGCTCTCCGAGAAGAACAACGGGCTGTACGCGAACGAGTGGCTCATCGGCGATCTGAAGACGAACGAAATCGCGATGTTTGAACTCGGCACGAGGGCCACGAAGTTGTGGCGCAGTTCCAAAGAGGAATGGTTCGAGGGGACGAAGGGCTTCTATTGGGGCAACAACAACGCGAAAGATCTGGCAGTGCGCCTCGAAGCACTTCCCGCGGAGGCGGACGATCGCCCCGAAAAGACCGAGTGGGAACCCGACGAGCGCGACAAGGCGTGGTTGAAGTTCTACAAGGAGTACGCGGGGAAGATCGATGCGGCGGCGGCGAAGGTCGCGTTCACCAACGAAACGCTGGCCCAGGACTCGTCACTGGACGCGAAATTCGCCACCGCGGACATGGCGAAAAAGCTGGCCACGCACGCGATGTACGGCCCGCCGCACGGCAAGGCGTGGAAGCCGACCGACGAGCAGAAACGCGACTACCCGGAAATTGTGACACTCGAACCGCACCCTTGGACGGTGCTCACCGTTGGCGGCCCCTGA
- the gatA gene encoding Asp-tRNA(Asn)/Glu-tRNA(Gln) amidotransferase subunit GatA — translation MSLIEKTAAELIALQNAGQASALEIADAFLAASAVREPKLKSFMLPPDPDTVRAQAKAIDAKRAAKAPLGKLSGVPVAVKDVLCTKGVRTTCSSKILENFVPPYDAHTVERLKAEDAIVFGKTNMDEFAMGSSTENSAYQVTRNPWDTDRIPGGSSGGSAACVAGCQAPLSLGTDTGGSIRQPAALCGIVGMKPTYGRVSRYGLIAFASSLDQVGPFTHDVTDCALMMEAIAGHDGRDSTSVNEPVPAYTKTVNDPVKGLRIGVPKEFFGQGLDPEIEASVRAALDEYKKLGATLVDVSLPHSPYALAAYYIVAPAEASSNLARFDGMHYGHRTAKKGDLIATYSKSRGEGFGPEVQRRIILGTYVLSSGYKDAYYVKALKVRRLVKKDFDEAFASCDVVMGPTTPSAAFKAGEKSDDPLALYLSDVYTVSCNLAGIPGLSMPCGFTKTGLPIGLQLLGAPFAEEKLLRIARMYEAATDWHTKRPKV, via the coding sequence ATGAGTCTCATTGAGAAGACCGCGGCCGAACTCATTGCCCTTCAGAACGCGGGACAGGCGAGCGCGCTGGAAATCGCGGATGCGTTCCTCGCTGCGTCCGCCGTGCGCGAACCGAAGCTCAAGTCGTTCATGCTCCCGCCCGATCCGGATACGGTGCGCGCTCAGGCCAAAGCCATCGACGCGAAGCGCGCGGCGAAGGCCCCGCTGGGCAAACTCTCGGGCGTGCCCGTTGCGGTCAAGGACGTGCTCTGCACAAAGGGTGTCCGCACCACCTGCTCGAGCAAGATTCTGGAGAACTTCGTTCCGCCCTATGATGCGCACACGGTCGAGCGATTGAAGGCGGAAGACGCGATCGTCTTCGGCAAGACGAACATGGACGAGTTCGCGATGGGTTCGTCCACGGAAAACAGTGCTTATCAGGTCACCCGGAACCCGTGGGACACGGACCGGATTCCCGGTGGGTCGTCCGGTGGCAGCGCGGCGTGCGTCGCCGGGTGCCAAGCGCCGCTTTCGCTCGGAACCGACACCGGCGGTTCGATCCGGCAGCCCGCGGCGCTGTGCGGCATCGTCGGGATGAAGCCGACCTACGGCCGCGTGTCGCGGTACGGTCTGATCGCGTTCGCGAGTTCGCTCGATCAGGTCGGGCCGTTCACGCACGACGTGACCGACTGCGCCCTCATGATGGAAGCGATCGCGGGCCACGACGGGCGCGACAGCACCAGCGTGAACGAGCCGGTGCCCGCGTACACGAAGACGGTCAACGACCCGGTGAAGGGGCTGCGCATCGGCGTGCCGAAGGAGTTCTTCGGACAGGGCCTGGACCCGGAGATTGAGGCTTCCGTGCGGGCCGCACTCGACGAGTACAAGAAACTGGGCGCGACGCTCGTGGACGTGTCACTGCCGCACAGCCCTTACGCCCTGGCCGCGTATTACATCGTGGCGCCGGCGGAGGCGTCGAGCAACCTCGCGCGCTTCGACGGGATGCACTACGGGCACCGCACCGCGAAGAAGGGCGACCTCATCGCGACCTACTCGAAGTCGCGCGGCGAGGGCTTCGGCCCGGAAGTGCAGCGCCGCATCATCCTCGGCACCTACGTGCTGAGCAGCGGGTACAAAGACGCCTACTACGTGAAGGCGCTGAAGGTGCGGCGGCTCGTGAAGAAGGACTTCGACGAGGCGTTCGCGTCGTGCGACGTGGTGATGGGGCCGACCACCCCGTCGGCCGCGTTCAAGGCAGGCGAGAAGTCGGACGACCCACTCGCGCTGTACCTGTCGGACGTCTACACCGTGTCGTGTAACCTCGCGGGGATTCCCGGGCTAAGCATGCCCTGCGGCTTCACGAAGACCGGCCTTCCCATTGGTCTGCAACTGCTCGGTGCCCCGTTCGCGGAAGAGAAGTTGCTCCGCATCGCGCGCATGTACGAGGCCGCAACTGACTGGCACACGAAGCGCCCGAAGGTGTAG
- the gatC gene encoding Asp-tRNA(Asn)/Glu-tRNA(Gln) amidotransferase subunit GatC, whose translation MSLSIEQVTKVAKLARLEMSEADLARMQQQLSAILDYIDQLNQLNTDGVEPLAHPLPVQNVFRPDEPVPSLPVEAALQNAPSKAGEYFSVPAVFDTDEPVSH comes from the coding sequence ATGTCGCTTTCGATTGAACAGGTCACGAAGGTCGCGAAGCTGGCACGGCTCGAAATGTCCGAGGCGGACCTCGCGCGGATGCAGCAACAGCTCTCCGCGATCCTCGACTACATCGACCAACTGAACCAATTGAACACCGACGGCGTCGAACCACTCGCGCACCCGCTGCCGGTGCAGAACGTGTTCCGCCCCGACGAGCCGGTCCCGTCGCTCCCCGTCGAGGCCGCGCTCCAGAACGCGCCGAGCAAGGCCGGCGAATACTTCAGCGTCCCGGCGGTCTTCGATACCGACGAACCCGTGAGCCACTAA
- the dxs gene encoding 1-deoxy-D-xylulose-5-phosphate synthase: protein MTNLLPQIKSPADLQELSDEQLQTLSHEIRDELIRVLTNRPAHFASNLGVVELCLALHLSFDFSKDKDRLIWDTGHQIYPQKLITGRYEQFHTIRTKGGLMGFPHPGESEYDLFMTGHAGCSVSTASGLKAGDELMGRKDNHAVAVIGDGAFPSGIVFEALNNIGGMKQNTLVILNDNKMSICPRTGGVAQYFDQCRMTGLYQGSKRKLNQLLNNIPVIGGMAHSALEQFRDGLKAFFKDGMLFEELGFRYFGPVDGHDLVGLRKILRDLKSQEGPILLHVFTNKGHGVPQAAEDPVTYHTPPVFEQVGPNRAIVSFKKGGAKGYTDAISFALHQAMQDDPTIAVMTAAMCQGNKLEKVREDFPQRFYDVGICESHAVAFAAGMAKAGANAVVDIYSTFLQRSFDQIFQEVCLQNLHVTFLMDRAGLTGPDGPTHHGVFDVPYMRLFPNMVSMAPGDETDVQPMLKFALKHTGPISVRYPKANLEKVERTEAPTPIELGKAEVIDWGEDGCFVAFGTLLSNCTAAAKKLKAQGIHMGVINARFVKPLDKETILRAVETLPLVVTVEEGTVEGGFGSAVLEAANSAGLDTRNVVRRGIPDKFIEHGERNELLADIGLSVDALVELVLTSRAAEVAKCG from the coding sequence ATGACAAACTTGTTACCGCAGATCAAGTCCCCGGCCGACCTGCAGGAGCTCTCGGACGAGCAACTGCAGACCCTCTCCCACGAGATCCGCGACGAGCTGATCCGGGTGCTCACCAACCGCCCGGCGCACTTCGCCAGTAACCTCGGCGTGGTCGAGTTGTGCCTGGCGCTGCACCTGTCCTTCGACTTCTCGAAGGACAAGGACCGGCTCATCTGGGACACGGGCCACCAGATCTACCCGCAGAAGCTCATCACCGGGCGCTACGAGCAGTTCCACACGATCCGCACGAAGGGCGGGTTGATGGGGTTCCCGCACCCCGGCGAGAGCGAGTACGACCTGTTCATGACGGGGCACGCGGGCTGTAGCGTCTCCACCGCCTCCGGCCTCAAGGCCGGCGACGAACTGATGGGCCGCAAGGACAACCACGCGGTCGCGGTCATCGGCGACGGCGCGTTCCCATCAGGCATCGTGTTCGAGGCGCTCAACAACATCGGCGGGATGAAGCAGAACACGCTGGTCATCCTCAACGACAACAAGATGAGCATCTGCCCGCGCACCGGCGGGGTGGCTCAATACTTCGACCAGTGCCGCATGACGGGGCTGTACCAGGGGAGCAAGCGCAAGCTGAACCAGCTCCTCAACAACATCCCCGTAATAGGGGGTATGGCCCACTCCGCCCTGGAGCAGTTCCGCGACGGGCTGAAGGCGTTCTTCAAAGACGGAATGCTGTTCGAGGAACTCGGCTTCCGCTACTTCGGCCCGGTGGACGGGCACGACCTCGTCGGTCTACGGAAGATCCTCCGCGACCTGAAGTCGCAAGAAGGCCCGATCCTGCTGCACGTGTTCACGAACAAGGGGCACGGCGTCCCGCAAGCGGCGGAAGACCCGGTCACCTACCACACGCCCCCAGTGTTCGAGCAGGTCGGCCCGAACCGCGCCATCGTGTCCTTCAAGAAGGGCGGGGCGAAGGGGTACACGGACGCCATCAGCTTCGCGCTGCACCAGGCGATGCAGGACGACCCGACGATCGCGGTGATGACGGCCGCGATGTGCCAGGGGAACAAGCTCGAGAAGGTGCGCGAGGACTTCCCGCAGCGCTTCTACGACGTGGGGATCTGCGAGAGCCACGCGGTCGCGTTCGCCGCGGGCATGGCGAAGGCGGGCGCCAACGCCGTGGTGGACATCTACAGCACGTTCCTGCAGCGCAGCTTCGACCAGATCTTCCAGGAAGTGTGCCTCCAGAACCTGCACGTCACGTTCCTCATGGACCGGGCCGGGCTGACCGGGCCGGACGGCCCGACGCACCACGGCGTGTTCGACGTGCCGTACATGCGGCTGTTCCCGAACATGGTGAGCATGGCCCCGGGCGACGAGACCGACGTCCAGCCGATGCTGAAGTTCGCGCTCAAGCACACCGGGCCGATCTCCGTTCGCTACCCGAAGGCGAATCTGGAAAAGGTCGAGCGCACGGAAGCCCCGACGCCGATCGAACTCGGCAAGGCGGAAGTCATCGATTGGGGCGAGGACGGGTGCTTCGTCGCGTTCGGCACGCTGCTGTCCAATTGCACCGCCGCCGCGAAGAAGCTGAAGGCCCAGGGCATTCACATGGGCGTGATTAACGCCCGGTTCGTGAAGCCGCTCGACAAGGAAACCATCCTGCGGGCGGTCGAAACGCTCCCGCTGGTGGTGACGGTCGAAGAGGGGACCGTTGAGGGCGGGTTCGGCTCCGCGGTGTTGGAAGCTGCGAACTCGGCCGGGCTCGATACTCGGAACGTGGTGCGCCGCGGTATCCCCGATAAGTTCATCGAGCACGGCGAGCGCAACGAGCTGCTCGCGGACATCGGGTTGAGCGTGGACGCTCTGGTAGAACTGGTGCTCACGAGCCGCGCCGCTGAAGTCGCGAAGTGTGGGTAG
- a CDS encoding polyprenyl synthetase family protein, with protein sequence MADLKSRQDRVEQALRAALREVTRDAPPALAEAMAYSLFSPGKRLRPLLVALACEATGGSLELALPSACAVEMIHTYSLIHDDLPAMDDDDLRRGQPTCHKKFGEALAILAGDALLTGAFEVVAAGYPARTAAVSCVELARGSGAVGMVGGQTLDLEAEGRLSGEPVSVPSEGDRGVDHLENIHRRKTGALFRSSLRLGVFAAQADRPTGTDPNALKAADDFAAAFGLAFQVTDDLLDVEGTADKTGKRVGKDAARGKLTYPGLLGVEESRRRAEELGQHAVAAAEQLGSALLADLARYVVQRDR encoded by the coding sequence ATGGCCGATCTGAAATCGCGCCAGGACCGGGTGGAGCAGGCGCTTCGCGCTGCGCTCCGGGAGGTCACGCGGGACGCGCCGCCGGCTCTGGCCGAGGCGATGGCGTACAGCCTGTTTTCGCCCGGCAAGCGGCTCCGGCCGCTCTTGGTGGCGCTCGCGTGTGAGGCGACCGGGGGCTCGCTGGAGTTGGCGTTGCCGTCGGCGTGTGCGGTGGAGATGATTCACACGTACTCGCTGATTCACGACGACCTGCCGGCGATGGACGACGACGACCTGCGCCGCGGACAGCCGACGTGCCACAAGAAATTCGGCGAGGCTCTGGCCATCCTCGCGGGTGACGCGCTCCTGACGGGCGCGTTCGAGGTGGTCGCTGCGGGTTACCCCGCACGCACGGCTGCGGTTAGTTGTGTAGAGCTGGCCCGCGGCTCCGGGGCGGTGGGAATGGTCGGCGGTCAGACGCTCGACCTGGAAGCCGAAGGGCGATTGTCGGGGGAACCGGTTTCTGTCCCTTCGGAGGGAGATCGCGGGGTCGATCACCTCGAGAACATTCACCGCCGCAAGACCGGGGCGCTGTTCCGCTCCTCACTGCGGCTCGGGGTATTCGCGGCGCAGGCCGATCGGCCGACGGGAACCGACCCAAACGCGCTCAAAGCGGCTGATGACTTCGCCGCGGCGTTCGGGCTGGCGTTTCAAGTTACGGACGACCTGCTCGACGTTGAGGGCACGGCCGACAAGACCGGCAAGCGGGTGGGCAAAGACGCCGCCCGCGGAAAACTGACCTATCCGGGGCTCCTTGGAGTCGAGGAGTCCCGGCGCCGGGCAGAGGAGCTGGGCCAACACGCGGTCGCGGCGGCCGAGCAACTCGGTAGCGCGCTGCTCGCGGACTTGGCCCGGTACGTGGTCCAGAGGGATCGGTAG
- a CDS encoding exodeoxyribonuclease VII small subunit encodes MPDPSPEAPLRFEQALAELDGILRELEDGTTTLEDALARYERGVALLRQCYGQLRDAEQKVKLLAGVSEDGGAELKPFDHVASIETAKAAVRKPAPKSARDPGITE; translated from the coding sequence ATGCCCGACCCATCCCCGGAAGCTCCGTTGCGCTTCGAGCAGGCACTCGCCGAACTCGACGGCATCCTGCGCGAACTGGAAGACGGTACCACCACGCTCGAAGACGCGCTCGCCCGTTACGAGCGCGGGGTGGCACTCCTCCGGCAGTGCTACGGCCAGCTCCGCGACGCCGAGCAAAAGGTGAAACTGCTCGCGGGCGTCAGCGAAGATGGTGGGGCCGAACTGAAGCCGTTCGACCACGTCGCTTCCATCGAAACCGCGAAGGCCGCTGTGCGCAAACCCGCCCCCAAGTCCGCACGCGACCCGGGAATAACCGAATGA
- the xseA gene encoding exodeoxyribonuclease VII large subunit, whose translation MSAVPKTAVQPLSVSQLTAQVRGTLEAKFLSVWVAGEVSNFTRAASGHWYFTLKDANAQIKTVAFRGINLRLRFDPRDGMEIIARGRLTVYDPRGEYQFIVEELQPKGVGAAELALRQLKEKLLAKGYFSPARKRPLPRPPRRVGLVASATGAAIRDMIEVFAQRWPFTELIVRPSRVQGEGAAHDISLAVRQLNWLHRNNKLSFDAIILGRGGGSAEDLWAFNEEAVADAIFNSNVPVISAVGHEIDVTVADLVADHRAETPTAAVVALTPDRQELLAALRDLRTRMGDAAERRIKYAKQQLDQIATRPVFRLPLQRIETLGQRLDDTNERLARVARQRLIQMREKLASLSAQLETLSPLQVLARGYSLTHTSDGQLVRDAGALRPGDLLVTRVASGVIRSLVTGAQGTEHEHSTAHGEPSPPGDG comes from the coding sequence ATGAGCGCTGTCCCCAAAACTGCCGTTCAGCCGCTCTCGGTGTCGCAGCTCACGGCACAGGTGCGCGGGACGCTGGAAGCCAAGTTCCTCTCCGTTTGGGTCGCGGGGGAAGTGTCGAACTTCACGCGGGCCGCGAGCGGGCACTGGTACTTCACCCTCAAGGACGCGAACGCACAGATCAAGACGGTCGCGTTCCGCGGGATCAACTTACGCCTGCGGTTCGATCCGCGCGACGGCATGGAGATCATCGCACGCGGGCGGCTCACGGTGTACGACCCGCGCGGCGAGTACCAGTTCATCGTCGAGGAACTACAGCCGAAGGGCGTCGGCGCCGCGGAACTCGCGCTGCGTCAACTCAAGGAGAAGTTGCTCGCGAAGGGCTACTTCAGCCCGGCCCGCAAGCGCCCCCTCCCGCGCCCGCCGCGTCGCGTGGGGTTGGTCGCGAGTGCGACCGGCGCCGCGATCCGTGACATGATCGAAGTGTTCGCCCAGCGGTGGCCTTTTACGGAACTGATCGTGCGCCCGTCGCGGGTTCAGGGCGAAGGGGCCGCACACGACATTTCGCTCGCGGTGCGACAACTAAACTGGCTGCACCGCAACAATAAGCTCTCGTTCGACGCGATCATCCTCGGGCGCGGGGGCGGCAGCGCGGAAGATTTGTGGGCGTTCAACGAGGAAGCCGTCGCGGACGCGATCTTCAACTCGAACGTGCCTGTCATTTCCGCAGTGGGCCACGAGATCGACGTCACAGTGGCCGACCTCGTCGCCGATCACCGGGCCGAAACACCGACGGCCGCGGTCGTTGCGCTCACACCCGATCGGCAGGAGTTGCTCGCCGCGCTGCGCGACCTCCGCACGCGGATGGGCGACGCCGCGGAGCGCCGGATCAAGTACGCCAAGCAGCAACTCGATCAGATCGCCACGCGCCCCGTGTTCCGGCTCCCGCTCCAGCGCATCGAGACCCTCGGGCAGCGCCTGGACGACACCAACGAGCGCCTCGCCCGGGTCGCGCGCCAGCGCCTCATTCAGATGAGGGAAAAACTCGCGTCCCTTTCTGCCCAACTGGAAACACTCAGCCCCTTGCAGGTTCTCGCTCGCGGTTATAGTCTGACGCACACGAGCGACGGCCAACTCGTTCGCGACGCGGGCGCCCTGCGCCCCGGCGACCTGCTCGTCACGCGGGTCGCCTCCGGGGTGATCCGGTCCCTCGTCACCGGCGCCCAAGGCACGGAACACGAACACTCAACGGCTCACGGCGAACCGTCACCACCGGGTGACGGATAA
- a CDS encoding ArnT family glycosyltransferase, giving the protein MRLAPAFVAGWCAFLFLYGAAAGPVYRTESLRAIIGRSCLEGHWLYPVLYGEPFLTKPPGHYVAIGLCSLPFGEVTAAAARLPSVLAATLAVVLMHGMFRRVLGERAALLVAVLLPCSVLWLDKVPSAEIDMTLVGWVTAVIVLFHRALESRERESLWLIVAALLCVAGGTLTKWTAPAFFYLTVVPLLAWRRQLALLFGWRHLLAVGVACAACALWAGAVVREVGWDALADTIRKEAAYRFAPKASKGYPWTDVATYPLAVFAAHLPVSAFALLTFRRSFWAQWDERGKLLLQLLHCWTWPNLLFWTLVPNHNVRYALPMSAGLMGLGVMGLIAWLKRPSRLEVKGEERQPNPLTPFPKKEGGTEPTMVLSPSPLGGGVGEGLQPLAGRVRLIVAFLLCWLVAKVVFVEVVIPQRTAGRNAEATGAALREHVPVGEPLFVLKLKDEGVMFYYARPASRLTDVRALPPGAFAVLIRQEWEDRAAFGHLELVSCMNDQQGDPIYLVRNSLK; this is encoded by the coding sequence GTGCGGTTGGCGCCCGCGTTCGTCGCGGGGTGGTGCGCGTTCCTGTTCCTGTATGGCGCTGCGGCTGGTCCCGTTTACCGCACGGAATCACTGCGAGCGATCATCGGCCGATCGTGTTTAGAAGGCCACTGGCTCTACCCCGTTCTGTACGGCGAACCGTTCCTCACGAAGCCGCCCGGTCACTACGTCGCGATCGGGCTGTGCAGCCTGCCGTTCGGTGAAGTGACCGCTGCGGCCGCGCGGCTGCCATCGGTACTTGCGGCAACGCTCGCGGTCGTGCTCATGCACGGCATGTTTCGGCGCGTCTTGGGCGAACGGGCCGCGCTACTCGTCGCCGTCCTATTACCGTGCTCGGTGTTGTGGCTCGACAAAGTGCCGAGCGCGGAAATCGACATGACACTCGTCGGCTGGGTGACGGCCGTGATCGTGCTGTTCCACCGCGCGCTGGAATCGCGGGAGCGCGAGTCGTTGTGGCTTATTGTCGCAGCGCTACTCTGCGTCGCGGGCGGCACCCTGACGAAATGGACCGCGCCCGCGTTCTTCTACCTCACCGTGGTTCCGCTACTCGCATGGCGGCGGCAACTCGCGCTCCTTTTCGGCTGGCGGCACTTGCTCGCGGTGGGTGTCGCGTGCGCGGCGTGTGCGCTGTGGGCCGGCGCAGTAGTGCGAGAGGTCGGCTGGGACGCGCTCGCCGATACGATTCGCAAGGAAGCCGCGTACCGCTTCGCGCCGAAGGCGAGCAAAGGTTACCCGTGGACCGACGTCGCGACGTACCCGCTCGCCGTGTTCGCCGCACACTTACCCGTGTCCGCGTTCGCGCTGCTCACGTTCCGGCGCAGCTTCTGGGCGCAGTGGGACGAACGCGGGAAGCTCTTGCTCCAACTCCTGCACTGCTGGACCTGGCCGAATCTGTTGTTCTGGACGCTCGTGCCGAACCACAACGTCCGCTACGCGCTCCCCATGAGCGCGGGGCTGATGGGGCTGGGTGTGATGGGGCTGATCGCGTGGCTCAAGCGACCGAGCCGCCTTGAAGTGAAGGGGGAGGAAAGGCAACCTAACCCCCTAACCCCCTTCCCTAAAAAGGAAGGGGGAACAGAACCCACGATGGTTTTAAGCCCCTCTCCCCTTGGGGGAGGGGTTGGGGAGGGGTTACAGCCCCTTGCGGGCAGGGTTCGCCTGATCGTGGCCTTCCTCCTGTGTTGGCTCGTTGCGAAAGTCGTGTTCGTCGAGGTGGTAATCCCGCAGCGCACGGCGGGTCGCAACGCAGAAGCCACCGGTGCGGCGCTGCGCGAGCACGTGCCGGTCGGCGAACCGCTGTTCGTGCTCAAGCTCAAGGACGAGGGCGTCATGTTCTACTACGCCCGGCCCGCGTCGCGCCTGACGGACGTGCGGGCGTTACCACCGGGTGCGTTCGCGGTTCTCATCCGGCAGGAGTGGGAAGATCGGGCTGCATTCGGTCACCTGGAATTGGTATCGTGTATGAACGATCAGCAGGGTGATCCGATTTACCTTGTGCGCAATTCCCTGAAGTGA